The DNA segment ttaatatagataaggaagagaagtgggccaagaacggagCCTTGCGGAACTCCCGAAGTGACCGCGGTTATTTTAGAAGGCATATTTTGAAAGATTACAAATTGAGAACGGTTAGATAGAAACTCTTTGATCCAACCCAGAACTTCCCCCCGCCCGATCATGCACTGCAGCTTTGCGATTAGTTTGTTATGGCACACGCAATCAAACGCTTTGGAAAAATCTAGTAGTAATATATCAGTTTGACTGCAGGTATCGATGCTGAGGGCCAAGTCATGAACGACTTCGATTAACTGAGTGATAGTCGACAGCCCtcggcggaaaccatgctggtcaGGTGATATCAACTTATTATGCTCTAGAAAATCTGTTAGATGTTTTGAGATTATGTGTTCGAAAACTTTACATGCTGTGCTAGTCAGTGAAATGGGCCTGAAGTTTGATGCACTACTGATATCTCCTCCTTTATGGATCGGaatgattttcgccagcttccagtcATCCGGTAGTTTTGACACAGCAAGTGATTTGCGGAATATTATGCCGAGATATTTGCTGCACCATTCGGCGtatcttttcaaaaatgcattgggtaTGTTATCAGGCCCGCTGGCTTTCTTCGTATCGATGTTCAAGAGAAGATTGAAAATTCCGTCATCAGTTATGTTTATTTCTCTGATATCTGAAGTTCGGGTGGTTGCCATCTGGGGAATAACGCCATTATTGGTGGTAAATACGGACTGAAAAAAGTCATTAAAGTAATTAGCCTTCGCACTGTTTTCCACTGGTGTCTGTTCGTGTCCTGCTGTGTTTCTATTGCGGAAGTGGTTCCAGAACCTGTGTGGGCTATAAGTAAGGAAGTCAGGCAGCGTAACACTAAAGTAGTATTCCTTTGATTTCATCATTTTATCCTTGAAGATTTCAACTGCACTGGCTAATTTTTGTGTTCTGTCGGGGTTAGTACCTTTGGACTTAATAGAGCGACGCAGCCTTTTCACTTTGCGTTTTGCATGAATGACCTCTCGCGTGATCCACGGGTTCTTTGTTTTAACGTGCTTGTTTTTTGAGGGGACATATCTgcatatacagaaaaaaatgattTCCTTGAACTGGAGCCAGAGGGAGTTTACATCTGAGCTTGCTTCAGATGCTGCTTCGGCAAACATCTGAAACTCGTGTGCAAGATGTGTTGTTATACTAGCGTCGTCGGCTCTATTAAAATTACTTACTGTCGATTGGGAGGAGCGGGTTGTTATTAGAATATTGAGTGGTAACTCGCAGACTGGTATACTGTGATCAGAAATTCCGTCGATTATGTCAAGCTTAGTCTGGTGTGTTGGGAAGTTCTCGCTTACTAGTATTAGATCGAGAATGCTTTTTGCTGTGCCTAGTATGCGAGTTGGACGGGAGACTGTTTGATATAGATTAAAATTCAGCATTAAATCAATGAGTGCATCTGAGGCCGGATCAGTATGGTGCAAGGtaccccagtcaatatccggAAGGTTAAAATCGCCCATGATGATTATTCTAGAGTTCCGTACGTGCACTTGCATATAATCGTGTACAGCACTCAAGCAATCATGTCCGGAAGAGGGGCTCCGATAAACACATCCCACGACAATGCTGGCGCCATCACATAGAATCTTGCAAAACACTGCCTCTGCTCCCGGGATGTCCGGCAGAGGGATAAAGGAAAAGTGGTTCTTTATCAATAACGCAACGCCACCACCCCTGGAAAGCCTATCTTTACGCATCACTGAGTAGTTCGGAGGGAAGATTTCTTGACTACCAATATCACTCgagagccacgtttctgtgaCAGCCACAATATCTGGATCTTGGTCAATGAGGACAATTTCGAGTTGCTCTACTTTATTCACTACACTTCTGGCATTTAtgttcaataattttatttttttgaatgtgCTCTTCGACGCGTCATTCGGGGGCTGGAGACGTTGTCGTTTTGGCTTTCTGGGGTAGTtgctttgtcgttttttttcccaAACGGCACTTTCACTGCGTTTTCACTGTCCCAGACAAATGCTTGACCATTAATGTACAATTTATTAAAGGAAAGGGACACTTTGTCGCCATTGTCCCGGTTAGGCTTCGCGCTGTCCCACAACTTTTTCCGAATATCTCTAATTTTCCGCGAGAAATCTTCGCCAATGGACAGATCGGAATTTTTAAGCTTGAAGCCTCGTTTCAGTATTGATTCTTTCTCTCTGTAGTCTAAAAGCTTCATAATAACAGGTCTAATTTTGTTTCCAGCAGGCTGCCCCAAACGGTGGATACGCTCGATGGCCACTGCGTCGAGATCTAGTTTATCCTGGACAATATCTTTATTTACCCTTTCTCTGAGTGTTTCCTTGGTCTCTTCCTCACTCTCCGATAGGCCATAGACAATTAAATTACATCTTCTGCTTCGGTTGTCCAAGTCGTCTATTCTTTCCTCTAACCTTTCTATGACTTCGCTCATCTGAGCGACCTGCTCCTGGCAGGAAGTGACCTGTTTCTCTAGTCTAGCAAGAGCATCGAGTTTATTGTCTATGTCCGCCAGCCGcttctcctttatttcttttatgtCAGAGGCAATTTCTTGAAGCTGCGTAAGTATCTGAGCTGTGTCCGGTCCAGGATTGGCTTCGATATCACCCCCCAACAATAGCAGTTTGCGCAAGCTTACAGTAACATCAAACAACAgccgcgggcacggcagcaccaaCAAGAATGGGTTGTTAGAGCGAATACAAACGCCGTAGCGTTTTCTCACCTGCACAAGAAGCAAGAAAGGATTGTCGGTGAACCGCATCCTGGTAGCGCTGCCGTGCCCAGTGGCCGCCGCGCACGTGGGGTGGCAATATATAGCCCAGTCTGGTGGTGTCGCCACTTGTCCCAGATGCATGTAGTGGTCTGCGCATGTGGTCGCTGATTGTAGAATCCATCGGTGATCCCATGTGGGCGCGTGTAGCTGGTCTGGTGGGCGTACGTCGGCAGTGTCTGATCCGTGAGTCATTCTTGAAGGCAGCTGCATGCTTCTGTCACCGGCATGATCTAGCAGGGCCAAGAAAAGCTGCACAAGAAGCAAGAAAGGATTGTCGGTGAACCGCATCCTGGTAGCGCTGCCGTGCCCAGTGGCCGCCGCGCGCGTGGGGTGGCAATATATAGCCCAGTCTGGTGGTGTCGCCACTTGTCCCAGATGCATGTAGTGGTCTGCGCATGTGGTCGCTGATTGTAGAATCCATCGGTGATCCCATGTGGGCGCGTGTAGCTGGTCTGGTGGGCGTACGTCGGCAGTGTCTGATCCGTGAGTCATTCTTGAAGGCAGCTGCATGCTTCTGTCACCGGCATGATCTAGCAGGGCCAAGAAAAGCTGCACAAGAAGCAAGAAAGGATTGTCGGTGAACCGCATCCTGGTAGCGCTGCCGTGCCCACGCAGCAACTGCTAAGAGCAATTATCTAATTACAGTTCTTCcccatgcccttgtcaagcaaggcactgCTGCCGGTAGACCTGCAGTAAAGCTAAtatgtcctcaacatgctgcttagcaaatttcttgtagtcaaaattgaacaAAATACTACTTAATATTTTTTAGCTAAAAGTGCATGAGCTATTCATATAGTCCAAGGCAAAAAACTTAGTGCCTCAAAACAGTTTTCAATGAGGAGCCCACACACGCTGTACTCGCCACTGTTTCCTTTTACAAAGCAATGCAGGAGTGCATGGCCTatggtgttcatgctaagaaatacaaaatataaaatagaaacaaaactgaagtgcaaagaaaaatgagagaagttccgccattacaccttatgtaacactagagagtacatgttcataaagaagtagtaaaatggtcattttgaaattttgcacaatcatcaaattgtcacGACCAaagtcagtatgccttttcttcacacaaaaggtttccaaAGGCTCCGGCACACTttagtttctttttagtacagtgcctctAAGTGACAGAAATTGGTTAAGGACCACAAA comes from the Amblyomma americanum isolate KBUSLIRL-KWMA chromosome 1, ASM5285725v1, whole genome shotgun sequence genome and includes:
- the LOC144116249 gene encoding uncharacterized protein LOC144116249; amino-acid sequence: MQLPSRMTHGSDTADVRPPDQLHAPTWDHRWILQSATTCADHYMHLGQVATPPDWAIYCHPTRAAATGHGSATRMRFTDNPFLLLVQLFLALLDHAGDRSMQLPSRMTHGSDTADVRPPDQLHAPTWDHRWILQSATTCADHYMHLGQVATPPDWAIYCHPTCAAATGHGSATRMRFTDNPFLLLVQVRKRYGVCIRSNNPFLLVLPCPRLLFDVTVSLRKLLLLGGDIEANPGPDTAQILTQLQEIASDIKEIKEKRLADIDNKLDALARLEKQVTSCQEQVAQMSEVIERLEERIDDLDNRSRRCNLIVYGLSESEEETKETLRERVNKDIVQDKLDLDAVAIERIHRLGQPAGNKIRPVIMKLLDYREKESILKRGFKLKNSDLSIGEDFSRKIRDIRKKLWDSAKPNRDNGDKVSLSFNKLYINGQAFVWDSENAVKVPFGKKNDKATTPESQNDNVSSPRMTRRRAHSKK